In Moorella sp. Hama-1, a single genomic region encodes these proteins:
- the rpoN gene encoding RNA polymerase factor sigma-54, whose product MRTGMGLNLEQTQRLIMTPELRQAIVVLQLSTLELAEYIQQELQDNPVLEVRDDGEVAAGSEVPEDNDSFDIDWQEYFQDGSDLGYIREPREERQEWSPENYLTGQPTLQDHLLLQLQIAAKTPAQLTIGSFLIGNMDANGYLKIGLKEAAGLLKQPQAAVWQALDLIQHFDPPGVGARDLAECLLLQLRQRGEAPAGTEKIIRSFLPDVAEGRLTRIARRLNLTLPEVQAAVDYIRSLDPKPGRAFGGGQDNRYIVPDVIIERVGDDYVVLVNDLAMPRLGVNPVYQALMRQETPCDPQTRHFIESKLNAAAWLIRSLEQRRLTVYRVVSCLVKEQREFLDKGLKYLKPLTMRQVAAALGIHESTVSRATANKYVQTPQGVFELKFFFASGVERQGGAAAAESIKKMIVEAIRREDATAPLTDQQLQKILQQQGIRISRRTVAKYRDEEGIPAAGKRKRY is encoded by the coding sequence ATGCGCACCGGTATGGGTCTTAACCTGGAACAGACGCAGAGGCTGATTATGACGCCGGAACTGCGCCAGGCTATCGTTGTCCTGCAACTCTCCACCCTGGAACTGGCCGAGTATATCCAGCAGGAACTCCAGGATAACCCGGTGTTGGAAGTGCGGGATGACGGCGAGGTCGCGGCGGGCAGCGAGGTGCCGGAGGATAATGACTCCTTCGACATCGACTGGCAGGAATACTTCCAGGACGGCAGTGACCTGGGTTATATCCGTGAACCTCGGGAAGAACGGCAGGAATGGTCCCCGGAAAACTACCTCACCGGCCAGCCCACCCTGCAGGATCATCTGTTGCTCCAGTTGCAGATTGCCGCCAAAACCCCGGCCCAGCTGACAATCGGTAGTTTCCTAATCGGCAATATGGACGCCAATGGCTATTTAAAAATCGGCCTTAAAGAAGCTGCCGGCCTGTTAAAGCAACCCCAGGCCGCCGTCTGGCAGGCCCTGGACCTCATCCAGCACTTTGATCCCCCAGGGGTGGGCGCCCGGGACCTGGCGGAGTGCCTGCTTTTACAACTGCGCCAGCGAGGGGAGGCCCCGGCCGGGACGGAAAAGATCATTCGCAGTTTTTTGCCGGATGTAGCCGAGGGGCGCCTGACGCGGATCGCCCGGCGCCTGAACCTGACCCTGCCCGAAGTACAGGCGGCGGTAGATTATATCCGTTCCCTGGACCCCAAACCGGGCCGTGCCTTTGGCGGCGGCCAGGATAACCGCTATATCGTGCCTGACGTCATTATTGAACGGGTGGGGGACGATTATGTAGTCCTGGTCAATGATCTGGCCATGCCACGGCTGGGGGTCAACCCCGTCTACCAGGCCCTCATGCGCCAGGAGACCCCCTGCGATCCCCAGACCAGACATTTTATTGAAAGCAAGCTCAATGCCGCCGCCTGGCTGATTCGCAGCCTGGAGCAGCGCCGGTTGACGGTGTACCGGGTAGTCAGTTGCCTGGTCAAGGAGCAACGGGAGTTTTTAGACAAAGGCCTGAAATATCTAAAACCCCTGACCATGCGCCAGGTAGCCGCTGCCCTGGGGATCCATGAATCCACCGTCAGCCGGGCGACGGCCAACAAATATGTCCAAACCCCCCAGGGCGTCTTTGAGCTGAAGTTTTTCTTTGCCAGCGGTGTTGAAAGGCAGGGGGGCGCTGCGGCGGCGGAGAGCATCAAAAAGATGATTGTTGAAGCCATCCGCCGGGAAGACGCCACGGCCCCCCTGACGGACCAGCAGCTGCAGAAAATCCTCCAGCAGCAGGGCATCCGCATCTCCCGGCGGACGGTAGCCAAGTACCGAGACGAAGAGGGTATCCCGGCGGCCGGAAAAAGAAAACGCTATTAG